From Erwinia sp. HDF1-3R, one genomic window encodes:
- a CDS encoding neuraminidase-like domain-containing protein has translation MYSTDNILKKLNAIGDASEDDESEIESKRIQSAPWTLADMMGRSLPEIRNLSGNTLTWGEMEFLHQQADQELKENKLEEARILTRANPQLANAIRLGIRQSAQQRSYNDLFGNRASQFVKPGAVASMFSPAGYLTELYREARGLHPANSDFNLAKRRGDLASLSLSQDNMDGEISTLSLSNAIILDKIGSWLDKDEDGVFERLSTYRAGSAAPFHRPYEAARQALILQDEDFSAFRRNPEVAKRIDPASLLGIKSDISPELYSLLTEEITESNAEELIKKNFGDTGIEKFKNLSQLAVFYDLKPDELDDFLSVLQQRPYINHITTGFIIIDNAIMPYTLSREPGDGYYNNLNHFNLKRTDKNIFYVDLNTKARFVKVSLRITSPRSDYLAGYDEIRPRIDYRSSTFTLNDNDLKGTFKLNAYSYPTSTYAIGCYADFTLSENTGFAPLLLELNKLIRLSKATGFTPTEIYSVSEKSGVYQGVTPQTLGKLFWAQDTMQRYAITLSEALVLSGGTVSQEDSGNRPSAFTTLFNTPPLNGQLFSADGSEVNLSPANSSDAFRTGVMKRAFQVNDSGLYQLWSLASGSAVPPTFTCTIENVSLLYRIALLAGVNGLSVSGLATLIAVSPWSGRKPGELAASEFTELLSFVDRYAGWMNTQDLTPGELFLMTTPQVSDSMTPEIASLIETLNNGLASQGDNDDRLLSDIAPLIAAATRLESGELALAILMWLEQLKPQGMTVKAFLTLAARDDLDVKETKKLVIYCQVLGQLVLIVQKLALTAGELSLAVAQPQAFQSGATLLPQNITTLFGLARFHRFLQQCGTAASGILQALGEQTLTPAQLALALDLDEQMVVQGLAQSSDTTTFSSWSAVDATLQWVDIATTLGITPAGIAVLITLDYTHTDNTPSYREWVAISASLQAGLDSRQAARLQAYLDERTSAAVSTFIIENITPAWVSDREALYSWLLIDNKVSAEVKTTRLAEAIASIQLYINRTLSGQEQGENSAVKARAFFTDWDRYNKRYSSWAGVSQLVYYPENYLDPTLRIGQTGMMNEMLQSLSQSQLTSDTVEDAFKTYMTRFEEIANLEIVSGYHDDVSEKQGTTYLLGRSASGEYYWRTADIGKISAGKLPANAWSEWQKITAPVAAVTNLVRPVIFQSRLYLVWTESRQVAEKIGESSTREATEYLLKYAHILHNGSWSVPLSFTRQSGTFPPAGSDIADMGMYCARNISIEQIEVLFYKKSQYYSTSYTGVSGVQIRADGGMDEINSTQATKQFSYIAKQADSLTELKLNTPYGGGSTTYSASSPIRVKEVWGVEDLTNLYLSAVSNISISDASDEAILRCTPVANIQCYGKLGTRANEIMDLIRKCGVINDKFNIYRRKDVYASISEVEFIQRIERFTHFFVKTPYTNILMRGITMPSSSFDFILSRFKDDIYFFIKDINDLNIEYYLAGRENLYFYSTFFANELYIDTAVNLRHVKLSVALGSHSTLDLGIASSCSKYTLAESTFSFGDKEIALPPEAFTNNKLSLEFTFQASAPDGRFLGSETLRTIVTRVVSSNLPLISLKHSADNAQYLQYGPYRIRVNTLFAQQLVARANQGLRSVLSMDSQFLPEPAMGQGGYIQVVLPRYDAAVHGGSRGARITFYRGRDQDYFDFWQGSLTDTEQTVTLFVPLSRVEKPFYDIINFPYSTTSGLEVYLTCYKGRLKAGTLLVNYSVKGGISLSQFSPASKPAFTLVILQDYTEPMDFNGANALYFWEMFYYVPMMVFRRLLQEQKFDEATRWIKYIWSPEGYLVNGQPASWQWNVRPLEEDTAWNANPLDTLDPDAVAQADPMHYKVATFMAMLDLLIARGDTAYRLLERDTLNEAKMWYLQALTTLGEEAWLPEANWSAPRLDAAADKTRLVRTRQAMQAVRQQTVRETPEQEPALDKGEPRTANSLTALFLPQQNEKLQAYRQTLTQRLYNLRHHLSIDGQPLSLPIYAPPADPAALLSAAVNASQGGSSLPVAEMPVYRFSVMLESARSMVSQLSQFGSTLLSISERQDAEALSGLLQTQGVELVRQSIALQDASIAEIAADRQALQQSLNGAQSRLSSYSCLYDEGINTGEGQAMDLYLSASVLSNTAYASYMTGAALDAVPNIYGMAVGGAHYGSIARAVGYGIEIAAGSTRTAADRISLSESYRRRHQEWAIQRNAAESDVNQITAQLETYAIRHEAAVLQKNYLQTQQLQTQAQITFLQNKFSNKALYNWLHGKLAAIYYQFYDLAVSRCLMAQEAYKYERNERAANFIKPGAWQGSWGGMMAGETLQLNLARMEHSYLKHDQRRREVTRTVCLSEFYASLKGSAFALAEKVTELVTAAKGNAGTDENGIKVTSQQLQATIKLSDLAIEKDYPDSLGSLRRINQISVTLPALIGPYQDVRAVLNYSGSLAMPQGCKTLAVSHGMNDSGQFQLDFNDGRWLPFEGIPVSDAGTLTLSFPDANSRQKALLLSLSDIILHIRYTITGQHL, from the coding sequence GTTCTCTCCGGCAGGCTACCTGACGGAACTGTACCGCGAAGCCAGAGGTCTGCATCCCGCTAATTCTGATTTCAATCTGGCTAAGCGCCGCGGCGATTTGGCCTCTCTCAGCCTGTCGCAGGACAATATGGACGGCGAAATCTCCACCCTGTCCCTCTCTAATGCAATCATTCTGGATAAAATTGGATCCTGGTTAGATAAAGATGAGGACGGGGTGTTTGAACGGCTTTCAACCTACCGCGCAGGCAGCGCAGCGCCTTTTCACCGGCCTTATGAAGCGGCCCGTCAGGCCCTTATCCTGCAGGATGAAGATTTTTCGGCCTTCCGGCGTAATCCGGAGGTGGCAAAACGCATCGATCCCGCCTCGCTGCTGGGGATAAAATCCGATATCTCGCCGGAGTTATATAGCCTGCTTACCGAGGAGATTACCGAAAGTAACGCTGAAGAGTTGATAAAGAAGAACTTTGGCGATACGGGTATTGAAAAATTTAAAAACCTGAGCCAGCTCGCCGTTTTTTATGATCTGAAACCTGATGAGCTGGATGACTTTCTCAGCGTGTTACAACAAAGACCCTATATCAACCATATTACAACGGGATTTATTATCATAGACAATGCCATTATGCCATATACTCTCAGCAGGGAACCTGGCGACGGTTATTATAATAATCTTAATCATTTTAATCTAAAACGCACAGATAAAAATATTTTTTATGTAGATCTCAATACCAAAGCCCGCTTTGTAAAAGTGAGCCTGAGAATAACTTCCCCCAGATCAGATTATTTAGCAGGTTATGATGAAATTAGGCCACGCATAGATTATAGATCGAGTACTTTCACTCTGAATGATAATGATCTTAAAGGGACCTTTAAGCTTAATGCTTACTCCTATCCTACATCTACCTATGCGATAGGTTGTTATGCAGATTTCACCCTTTCAGAAAATACAGGTTTCGCTCCCCTGCTGCTGGAACTTAACAAACTGATCCGCCTGAGCAAGGCCACCGGGTTTACCCCGACTGAAATTTATTCAGTCAGTGAAAAGTCAGGTGTCTATCAGGGCGTAACACCACAGACGCTAGGCAAACTTTTCTGGGCGCAGGATACGATGCAACGCTATGCCATCACCCTTTCTGAGGCGCTGGTACTTTCCGGCGGCACCGTCAGTCAGGAAGATTCAGGCAACAGGCCCAGTGCCTTTACGACGCTTTTTAATACCCCTCCGCTAAACGGCCAGCTGTTTAGTGCCGACGGCAGCGAGGTCAATCTTTCCCCCGCCAATAGCAGCGATGCCTTTCGCACTGGCGTAATGAAACGTGCCTTCCAGGTTAACGATAGCGGTCTTTATCAGCTGTGGTCGCTGGCCAGCGGCAGCGCCGTGCCCCCCACCTTCACCTGCACAATTGAGAATGTATCCCTGCTCTACCGGATAGCGCTGCTGGCCGGGGTGAATGGCCTGAGCGTGAGCGGGCTGGCCACGCTGATAGCCGTTTCGCCCTGGTCCGGTCGTAAACCCGGTGAGCTCGCTGCCAGCGAGTTTACTGAGCTGCTCAGCTTTGTTGACCGCTACGCCGGGTGGATGAATACGCAGGATTTAACTCCGGGTGAGCTGTTCCTGATGACCACCCCGCAGGTCAGCGACAGCATGACGCCGGAAATCGCCAGCCTGATTGAGACCCTGAATAATGGCCTCGCCAGTCAGGGAGATAATGACGACAGGTTGCTGAGCGACATCGCGCCGCTTATCGCCGCCGCGACCCGGCTTGAGTCCGGGGAACTCGCCCTGGCCATTCTTATGTGGCTGGAGCAGTTAAAACCGCAGGGAATGACGGTAAAAGCCTTCCTGACGCTGGCTGCCCGAGATGACCTTGACGTTAAAGAGACAAAAAAGCTGGTTATCTACTGTCAGGTGCTGGGGCAGCTGGTGCTGATTGTACAGAAGCTGGCACTGACTGCGGGCGAGCTGTCGCTGGCAGTGGCGCAGCCGCAGGCTTTCCAGAGTGGCGCAACCCTGCTGCCGCAGAATATCACCACCCTGTTCGGACTGGCACGTTTTCATCGCTTTCTGCAGCAGTGCGGCACCGCTGCGAGCGGGATACTGCAGGCGCTGGGCGAACAGACTCTCACCCCGGCCCAGCTGGCGCTGGCGCTGGATTTGGATGAACAGATGGTGGTTCAGGGGCTGGCCCAAAGCAGCGATACCACGACGTTCAGCAGCTGGTCAGCGGTAGATGCCACCTTACAGTGGGTGGACATAGCCACCACGCTCGGTATCACCCCTGCGGGCATCGCCGTGCTAATAACGCTGGATTATACGCATACCGATAATACTCCCTCCTACCGCGAGTGGGTAGCAATCAGCGCGTCATTACAGGCCGGGCTGGACAGCCGTCAGGCTGCACGTCTGCAGGCGTATCTTGATGAAAGGACCAGCGCCGCCGTCAGCACCTTTATTATAGAAAATATCACCCCTGCGTGGGTCAGCGATCGTGAGGCACTCTACAGCTGGCTGCTGATTGATAATAAGGTTTCCGCTGAGGTCAAAACCACCCGGCTGGCGGAGGCAATTGCCAGCATCCAGCTGTACATCAATCGGACGCTCAGCGGCCAGGAACAGGGTGAGAATAGCGCTGTAAAAGCACGTGCGTTCTTTACCGACTGGGACAGGTATAACAAACGCTACAGCAGCTGGGCCGGCGTTTCGCAGCTGGTCTACTACCCGGAAAATTACCTTGACCCCACCCTGCGGATCGGTCAGACCGGAATGATGAATGAGATGCTGCAATCCCTCAGCCAGAGCCAGCTAACCAGCGACACGGTTGAGGACGCCTTTAAAACCTATATGACCCGCTTTGAGGAGATCGCCAACCTGGAAATCGTTAGCGGTTATCATGATGACGTGAGCGAGAAACAGGGCACCACTTATCTCTTAGGACGGTCGGCCAGCGGAGAGTACTACTGGCGGACGGCAGATATTGGCAAAATCTCCGCCGGTAAACTGCCCGCCAACGCCTGGAGCGAATGGCAAAAAATCACGGCACCCGTTGCTGCGGTGACCAATCTGGTTCGCCCAGTGATCTTCCAGTCAAGACTCTATCTGGTCTGGACAGAAAGCCGTCAGGTAGCGGAAAAAATTGGCGAGAGCAGCACCCGCGAAGCCACGGAATACCTGCTAAAATATGCGCATATTTTACACAATGGTTCATGGAGCGTTCCGCTCTCATTTACCCGGCAAAGCGGTACATTCCCTCCCGCCGGGAGCGATATTGCTGATATGGGCATGTACTGCGCACGGAATATCAGCATTGAACAGATCGAAGTCCTGTTTTATAAAAAAAGTCAGTATTATTCTACAAGCTACACAGGCGTATCCGGCGTACAGATACGCGCCGATGGCGGCATGGATGAAATAAATTCCACGCAGGCAACTAAGCAGTTTAGTTATATTGCTAAGCAGGCGGATTCGCTAACCGAACTTAAACTCAACACCCCATATGGGGGCGGCAGCACGACGTATTCAGCGTCATCCCCGATACGCGTTAAGGAGGTGTGGGGTGTCGAGGATTTAACAAATTTATATCTAAGCGCAGTTTCGAATATCAGTATTTCTGACGCCTCAGATGAGGCGATCTTACGATGTACACCGGTGGCCAATATTCAGTGTTACGGTAAATTGGGAACAAGAGCTAACGAAATAATGGATCTGATTCGAAAGTGCGGAGTGATAAATGATAAATTCAACATCTACCGGAGAAAGGATGTTTATGCCAGCATAAGTGAAGTTGAATTTATACAAAGAATAGAAAGGTTTACTCATTTCTTCGTTAAAACACCCTACACAAATATACTGATGCGTGGAATAACAATGCCCTCTTCGTCGTTTGATTTTATATTAAGCCGCTTTAAGGATGATATTTATTTCTTTATAAAAGACATTAACGATCTAAATATAGAATATTACCTAGCAGGAAGGGAAAACTTATACTTTTATTCAACTTTTTTTGCGAATGAGCTTTATATAGACACCGCAGTCAATCTAAGGCACGTAAAGCTTTCTGTCGCGTTGGGAAGCCATTCCACTCTGGACTTAGGAATTGCCTCTTCGTGCAGTAAATATACGCTTGCTGAATCAACCTTTTCTTTCGGTGATAAAGAAATAGCGCTTCCGCCTGAGGCTTTTACCAATAATAAACTTTCCCTGGAATTTACTTTTCAGGCCTCTGCCCCTGATGGCCGCTTCCTGGGCAGTGAAACCCTCCGTACAATAGTAACCCGGGTAGTTAGCAGTAATCTTCCGCTGATCTCCCTTAAGCACAGCGCGGATAACGCCCAGTATCTGCAATATGGTCCTTACCGCATCAGGGTTAACACACTCTTTGCCCAGCAGCTGGTAGCACGCGCGAATCAGGGACTGAGGAGCGTATTATCTATGGACTCCCAGTTTCTTCCCGAACCCGCGATGGGACAGGGCGGCTATATTCAGGTGGTTCTGCCCCGCTATGATGCGGCGGTTCATGGGGGTTCGCGAGGGGCGAGGATTACCTTTTATCGTGGTCGGGATCAGGATTACTTCGATTTCTGGCAGGGTTCGCTAACCGATACTGAACAGACGGTGACGCTGTTTGTGCCCCTGAGCAGGGTGGAAAAGCCTTTCTATGACATTATCAACTTTCCTTATTCAACTACGTCGGGCCTGGAAGTTTACCTGACCTGTTATAAAGGCAGGCTGAAAGCAGGTACGCTTTTGGTTAATTACTCTGTCAAAGGTGGCATTAGCCTTAGCCAGTTTTCCCCAGCCTCAAAACCTGCATTTACCCTGGTTATTCTGCAAGATTATACCGAACCCATGGACTTTAACGGTGCCAACGCGCTCTACTTCTGGGAGATGTTTTACTACGTCCCCATGATGGTATTCCGCCGTCTGCTACAGGAACAGAAGTTTGATGAGGCGACGCGCTGGATAAAATATATCTGGAGTCCGGAAGGGTATCTGGTAAATGGCCAGCCGGCCTCGTGGCAGTGGAACGTGCGACCGCTGGAGGAGGACACCGCCTGGAATGCCAACCCGCTGGATACGCTGGATCCGGACGCGGTGGCGCAGGCCGACCCGATGCATTACAAAGTCGCCACTTTTATGGCGATGCTGGATCTGCTCATCGCCCGGGGCGATACGGCTTACCGGCTGCTGGAGCGGGATACCCTTAACGAAGCGAAAATGTGGTATCTGCAGGCGTTAACCACCTTGGGTGAGGAAGCCTGGCTGCCGGAGGCGAACTGGTCCGCACCGCGGCTGGATGCTGCCGCCGATAAAACCCGGCTGGTTCGCACCCGCCAGGCCATGCAGGCCGTGCGACAGCAGACCGTCCGGGAAACCCCGGAGCAGGAACCCGCTCTGGATAAGGGAGAGCCTCGCACTGCAAACTCCCTGACCGCGTTGTTCCTGCCGCAGCAGAACGAGAAGCTCCAGGCCTACAGGCAGACGCTGACGCAGCGCCTCTATAACCTGCGTCATCATCTCTCCATTGACGGTCAGCCACTCTCCCTGCCGATTTATGCGCCGCCGGCCGATCCGGCCGCCCTGCTCAGTGCCGCCGTCAATGCCTCTCAGGGCGGCAGTAGTCTGCCCGTGGCTGAGATGCCGGTGTACCGCTTCTCAGTCATGCTGGAAAGCGCCCGTAGCATGGTCAGCCAGCTCAGTCAGTTTGGCAGCACCCTGCTCAGCATCAGTGAGCGTCAGGATGCAGAGGCGCTCTCAGGACTGCTTCAGACCCAGGGCGTAGAGCTGGTACGGCAGAGCATTGCCCTGCAGGATGCCAGCATTGCTGAAATTGCTGCGGATCGCCAGGCGCTGCAGCAGAGCCTGAACGGTGCGCAGTCGCGCCTGAGCAGCTACAGCTGCCTGTATGATGAGGGTATAAATACCGGTGAAGGCCAGGCCATGGACCTCTATCTCTCCGCGTCGGTACTCTCCAACACGGCCTACGCCTCTTATATGACCGGCGCTGCACTGGATGCCGTGCCCAACATTTACGGTATGGCGGTCGGCGGCGCACACTACGGCAGCATCGCCCGAGCCGTCGGTTATGGCATTGAGATCGCGGCGGGCAGCACCCGCACCGCTGCTGACCGGATAAGCCTCTCCGAATCCTATCGTCGCCGTCATCAAGAGTGGGCCATTCAGCGTAATGCCGCCGAATCCGACGTTAATCAAATAACGGCCCAGTTGGAAACCTACGCCATACGCCATGAAGCGGCGGTGCTGCAAAAAAATTACCTGCAAACTCAGCAGCTCCAGACGCAGGCACAAATCACCTTTCTGCAGAACAAATTCAGTAATAAGGCGCTTTACAACTGGCTGCACGGCAAGCTGGCAGCGATCTACTATCAGTTTTATGACCTCGCCGTCTCCCGCTGCCTGATGGCGCAGGAGGCCTATAAATATGAACGTAATGAGCGCGCCGCTAACTTTATTAAACCCGGCGCCTGGCAGGGTTCCTGGGGGGGGATGATGGCTGGAGAAACGCTGCAGCTTAATCTGGCCCGCATGGAGCACAGCTACCTGAAACACGATCAGCGGAGAAGGGAGGTCACGCGCACGGTCTGTCTCTCTGAGTTCTATGCAAGCCTCAAAGGAAGCGCTTTCGCGCTGGCGGAAAAAGTGACTGAACTGGTGACAGCCGCGAAAGGCAACGCGGGGACGGATGAAAATGGCATTAAAGTCACCAGTCAACAGCTTCAGGCGACGATAAAGCTCTCCGACCTGGCCATAGAGAAGGATTATCCGGACTCGCTGGGCAGTCTGCGGCGGATCAATCAAATCAGCGTGACGCTTCCCGCACTGATTGGCCCCTACCAGGATGTCAGGGCCGTACTCAACTATAGCGGCAGCCTGGCCATGCCGCAGGGGTGTAAAACGCTGGCAGTCTCCCATGGGATGAATGACAGCGGTCAGTTCCAGCTGGACTTTAATGACGGCCGCTGGCTGCCGTTTGAGGGGATCCCGGTCAGTGATGCCGGGACGCTAACCCTGAGCTTCCCGGATGCAAACAGCAGGCAGAAAGCGCTGTTACTCAGTCTGAGCGACATTATTTTGCATATCCGCTACACCATCACCGGCCAACACCTTTAA